Part of the Pseudomonas oryzicola genome is shown below.
AAACCGGCCAGGCCGAAGCTTTTGTCGCCTTCTTCATGTTCGACAAAGTCGTTGGGCACGGTCAGCACGATGCACAGCAATGCCAGGCCATAGCAGGCGGTGACCACGGCGATGATCCATGGGCTGTCGGCACCCAGCACGGCCAGCATGGCCGGGCCGAGCACCTGGAAGCCGGTGAAACTGGTGGCGTACAGGGCCATGATCTTGCCGCGGTTATGTTCCGGGCACAGTTCGTTGACCCACGATTCGCCGAGGATGATGGCGATACCCATGCCCAGCCCCAGGCCCAGGCGCAGTAACGCCAGCAGCCACAGGGAGCCGAACGCCGATTCGAGCAGGGCGATACTTACTGTGCACAGGCTGAAGCACAGCAGATAGAGGGTGCGCCGGGTGAAATGGCGGCAGCAGCAATCGACCAGAAACGCCGAGAGCATCATGCCCGCAGCAGGAATGGCCGAGATGACGCCGATCTCCAGCGTGCTCGCCCCGGCCTCATGCAGGCGCAACGACACCAGCGGCAGGCTGGCTCCCAGGCTGAAACCCACAACCGAGACGGCGAACAACAGGCCCGCCAGCAAACGCATGTTCATGTACCACTCCTTGCAAACCAAAAAGACGTGCAGACACAGGCGCGCACGCCAGGACGGCGCGCGACGCGAAAGCGCAGATCAGGTCAGGCGAGGTGTGGCGAGAAGGTGAAGGCAAACAGCACGCTGCGGCGGCGCTTGAGCACAGTGTCGCTCGGCCACGCACGACGCAGAGCCTGGAGAGCAGGCTGGCGGGCGTTTGGCTGGGACTGGGTACGGCGCATTGCTATGGCTACTACGCAGGTGGCTGGGGAAGAGGCGGCACTCTAGGCCAAGGGGGTCAGGTCGTCAATCGCCGGGGCTGCCTTGCAGCCCCGGCAAGATCAATGCTTACCGGTACTCGGCAAGAACACCGCCAACAACCCGAACAATGGCAGGAACGAGCACAGCCCATATACATATTCGATGCCGCGCAGGTCTGCCACATACCCCAGCAGTGCCGCGCCAATGCCGCCGAAGCCGAACATCAGCCCGAAGAAAATGCCGGCGATCATGCCGACGCTGCCTGGTACCAGCTCCTGCGCATACACCACGATGGCGGAAAACGCCGAAGCCAGGATGAAACCGATCACCACGCTCAGCACCGCGGTCCAGAACAGGTCGGCATACGGCAGTGCCAGGGTGAACGGCGCCGCGCCGAGGATCGAGAACCAGATCACCGCCTTGCGCCCGATGCGGTCACCGATGGGCCCACCAAAGAACGTACCCGCCGCCACCGCACCGAGGAACAGGAACAGGTGCAGCTGCGAGCTGGCCACCGATACCTGGAATTTCTCGATCAGGTAGAAGGTGAAGTAGCTGGTGAAGCTGGCCATGTAGAAGTACTTGGAGAACACCAGCAGCCCCAGCACGATCAGCGCCGCGACCACCCGCGTGCGGGAAATGCCGTGGGTCGCCTGCACCACCTTGCGCGCCTTGGCCTGGTTGAGGTGTTCCTTGTACCAGTTGCGCAGCATCAGGGTGACGCACAGGAAGAACAACGCGGCCAGGCCGAACCAGGCCACATGGCTCTGGCCGAACGGAATGACGATCGCCGCCGCCAGCAGCGGACCCAGCGCCGAACCGCTGTTGCCACCCACCTGGAAAGTCGACTGGGCCAGGCCGAAACGCCCGCCCGAAGCCAGGCGGGCGATGCGCGAGGTCTCCGGGTGGAAGGTCGATGAGCCGATGCCTACCAGCGCCGACGCCAGCAAGATCATGGGGAAGCTGCCGACGAAAGCCAGCATCACGATGCCCACCAGGGTGCACAGGGTGCCGAGCGGTAACAGGTTGGGTGCTGGCCGGCGGTCGGTGAAGAAGCCGACCCAGGGCTGCAGTAACGAGGCCGTGATCTGGAAGGTCAGGGTGATCATGCCGATCTGGGCGAAACTCAAGTCGTAGTTGGCCTTGAGCATCGGATAGATCGCCGGCAGCACCGACTGGATCAGGTCATTGATCAGGTGCGCCAGCGCGCAGAAACCGATGATGCGCATCACCAACGGCGTAGCGTGGCTCGCCGCTGCACTGGTGGACGCCGTGGAGGCGCTGATAGCCATGTGCCTGAATCTCCGTCCGTAGTCTGGGATCCGATTATCAGGAAATAGATAGCTACCTAGCTACCTTTTTTACAGCCCTGTCATACATTTCCTGGAAATGGGCTGACTCCGATTAGCCCCCTCCCTGCCTCATCCCCGCCATTGCTGGGTGAAACGGCCTTGTCGCTGGCAGACCAATCCCGTCAGCGCAGGTAGAAACCGTGCCTGGCCGCTAAGTTTTTGAAAGCGTGCAAATTTTTTTTGAAATGAGTGTTGACAGGGGGGCCGTTCAAGAGAATAATGCGCGCCATCGGCTACATAGCTCAGTTGGTTAGAGCATAGCATTCATAATGCTGGGGTCCGGGGTTCAAGTCCCTGTGTAGCCACCAAACAAAGACGAAGGGCTTACCGCAAGGTAAGCCCTTTTTCTTTGCCTGCAGAAAACTCGCCCTCCCTCACTTCACCCCGGCGAACGCCACGGCCAGGCCTAGACCGATAAGCGCGACGCCGATCATCCGGTCGACCAGCTGCTGCTTTGCCAGCAGCGCCTTGCGCAATACCGCATTGGAAAAGAACACCGCCACCAGGCTGAACCAGGCCCAGTGAGCAAACGACATGAACCCGCCATAAGCCAAGTCCAGTGCCAGTGAGCTGCCCGGCTGAACCACCTGGGTATAGGCACTGATCACGAACAGCATGGTCTTGGGGTTGAGAGCATTGGTCAGAAAGCCGGTACGCAGTGCAACCAGCGAACCCGCTTGGCCCGCCTCCCCGTCCACGCTTACCTGGCTGCGGCGGGTCAGCAACCGGTAACCCAGGTAGATCAGGTAACCCGCCCCGAGCACTTTCATGGCCAGGAACAATGCCGGGCTGTGGCTGATGATCAGGGCAATCCCCAGCACCGTGTACAGCACGTGCACCTGCACGCCCAGCGCAATGCCCACGGCGGCAGCCAGCCCGGCCTTGCGGCCCTGTGCATAACTGCTGCGGGTAACCATGGCGAAATCCGCGCCGGGGCTGATGACGGCGAGCAGGGTGAACAGGGAGATGGCGATGAGTTCGGTCATGACGGGCTCTCGATAGACGATGGAAATGCACAGATGCGTTGATTATCGAGCGCTTATGAACATGGAAAAATCGATTTAAAGTGAGATGAATCTGCTAGTTTTTCTCACTGATCATAAGGGCCTGTGCCGGCCTCTTCGCGGACTTACCCGCGAACAGGCCGGCACAGGCAAACAGGGACGCCATGAAGCTGCCGCCACTGAACGCCTTCCGCTATTTCGACATCGCCGCGCAGACCGAAAGCTTCGTGGGCGCAGCCGAGCACCTGCACGTCACCCATGGTGCGGTCAGCCGCCAGGTGCGCCTGCTTGAAGAAAGCCTTGGCGTGGAACTGTTCGAACGCCGCAACCGGGCCATTTTCCTGACCCCGGCCGGGCGTGCCTTGCACAGCACTACCCAGGCGATTTTCGAGCAGCTTGAAGGCGCAGTGCAGCGCCTGCAACAACAGGGCCGCGATAATGTGCTGGTGCTGTCCTGCGAGCCCACCATCGCCATGCGCTGGCTGATTCCGCGTCTGCCCCGCTTCCACGCTGCCCATCCCGACCTGCAGTTGCACCTGGTGGCTGCAGGCGGGCCGTTGGACTTCAGCCGCAGCGGCGTCGACCTGGCGATCCGCCGCGACGACTTCCATTGGGGCAACCAGCTGCATAGCGTGAAGATTTGTGATGAATGGATCGGCCCGGTGTGCCACCCCACCGCCAACGTGCGGCTCGACCACCAGCGCCTGCTGCACAGCAGCACCCGCCCCGCTGCCTGGCCCACCTGGCTGCGCCTGAGCGGCCAGCAGGCCCGGCATAGCGAGCGCAGCGACTACGAGCACTTCTACCTGTCGATCCAGGCCGCCAGCGCTGGCCTGGGCTTGGCCATGGCCTCCGCCCTGATGGTACGCGACGAACTCGACAGCAGGCAGTTGCAAGCCCCCTTCGGTTTTGTGCGCGACGGCTCGGCCTATCACCTGCTCAGCCCCCAGCCTTTGCAGGACGACGGCAAGCGCCAGCGCTTCGCCGCCTGGGTGACGGACGAATGCCGCAGTTGCCTGGCTCAGCTGGGCCTGGTGCAGAACGACGAACCCGAACGGCCGTCACCGCCCCAGGTGCGATAGCCTGCGGTATCGATGTGAATGCGCCCGCTCGGGTAGCGCCCAAGCCCCATGTTCCAGGCCTGGCCGGATTGCTGCCAGAAACGGCATAGCGGGTTGGGGTCGGCCCACGCCGGCAGCAGGATATCCACCGCAAAGGCGCGAGTATGCGCGCTACCCACGGCACCCCCCGCGCAGCGGTTGAGGCCTGGGTCACGGTAGGCCGACACCACCTCGAACTGGCGCAGGATGCCTTGTTGGTCGAGCACCTTGATCAACGACAGCGTGGCCCGCACTGCCGGCCAGTTGCTCGCAGGCGGCAGCGCAAAAGGCGAAGCCCGGCACAGCCGCCAGTCCGAAGCCGAACGCAGCAACTGATGGATCGGCACCACACCATACAGGCGGGCGTCCACCAGCATCTGGCGAAATGGCCGGGTCTGATGGTCCCCGGCCCATTGCGCGAACATCCAGAGGTCACGCTCATCGGCCTGCACCGCAGCCCCCAGCATGCCCAGCGCCAGCAGCAACCATCTAGCCCTTTCCATCCCTGTTCTCCCTGCCCCAGTATGTGCAACGCTGCCAAACACGGCGGCGCACGACAAGGAGTTAAGCATGCACAAGATTGCCCTACCGGGCCTCATCGCCCTCGCCTTCAGCGGCCTGGCCGCAGCCGACGCGCACATCGACCTGGGCGACACCCAACGCGTTACCCGCCTGTTCGCCTTCCCCAACAACTGCCACGTCATCTGCTATCGCGACTGGACCCTGGAACAGACCGTCGAGCACTACCTGACCCAGAGCGTACGGCGCGATGGCCATGCCGATGCCCAGGTAAAGGTCAGCCGCGACAACGACCGCCTGCAGGCGACCATCACCGGTGTACCCGCCAGCTATGCCAAGCCCCTGCGCAAACTGCTCGACACCGGTGAACTGGCCTACCAGGGCGCCACCCAGCTGAACAAGGACGGCAAATGGTCCTACGACTGGTACCTGTTCCTGCCGCTGGGCATGGCCCTGCAGAACCGCCGCAGTATCGAGCTGCTGCACTTCCCGCCGGATTACTCGCTGACCCAGGCCCAGGATTACCTGCGCTCCAACACCACCGACCGCTGGGCCGAGCTGCTGACCTTCAACGGTGTCGACGCCAGCCAGACCCCGGCCTACCAGACCATCATCGATATCGCCCCCATCGCCGCACCGGCCAGCGCCGGTGAAACGCTGAAGGACACCTACAGCTACTTCAAGGACTATCAGGTGCGCATGGTCAGCGAGATGACCCTGCAGAACCCCGCCAAACCGCTACCGATGGTTGCCTTCGGCGCGCCGGTGCGCAGCTGGATCCAGCAGCAATACGGCCCGCAGGTGAATGTGCTGGGTCTGGTCACCATCAGCCCGCAAGCCGGGGCCAAGGTGCCGGTACTGGGCGCCAACCACCCCAGTGCCATCTGGTATGCAGCGGACAAGGATAGCCATGGCGGCAATCAGGACGCAGCCGATGCCGCCGGGCTGAAGATGATGGGGCAGGATCTGACAGCCGCCTGCTGGCAAGCCGGGATGGGGCGCAATCAACGGGCCGATGCCAAGCTGACACTGGATGCCTGCGCGACCAAGTGGCAGGTGACACAGAAAAAGCAGACCTGTGAACTGTTCTTCCGCACTGTGCGCAAGTACACGCCGGAGCAGGCTGCAGCAAAATGCAATACCGCCAGCGTGACCCGAAGCCTGCGCGAACTGGACAAGCCGGTCGAGGCTCAACCGCAGGGTCTGTAAACGACATCCGGTGTCTTCGCGAGCACGCTCGCTCCCACAGGTAGCATAAGCCTCAGGCCTTGCACTTCATCTGTGGGAGCGGGCATGCCCGCGAAGGGGGCCGTGCAGGCCTGCTCAGTCTTCGAGCAGGGTACAGGCCATCACCAGCGCATCCTCGCGGCCGCCGGCGATCGGGTAATAGTCGCGACGGCGCCCGATTTCGTTGAAACCATAGCGCTCGTACAGGCGATAGGCAGACTGGTTGCTGGCACGCACTTCCAGGAAACACTCGCGACCATTGAGCTGGTAAGCCCGGGCCATCAGGTGTTCGAGCAGGCGCAGGCCCAGGCCACGGCCCTGGTTTTCCGGCTTGACCGTGATATTGAGCAGGTGCGCCTCGTCGATGATCACGTTGATCACGCCATGCCCCACCTGCTGCTGGCCGTCGAACATCAGCCAGACTTCGTAGGATTTGAGCGCATCCTGAAAGATCCCACGGGTCCAGGGATGACTGAACGCGGCATATTCAATTTTAAGTACGGCATCCAGATCCGCCTCGGTCATCGGGCGGAAGCTGATCGAGTCACTCATTCAACGCTCTTCCAGCGCGCCATCAGCTGGCGCATGGCTTTCCAGACGTCCGCCTTGCGCTGCGGCTCGTCCATCAACAGTTCAAGGCCCGGCAAGGCCCAGGCGTCGCCCAGGCCCTCGAGCGTCAGGGTTTGGTAATAGGCGTCGCTGTCGGCATTGGCGGCAAAGCGCAGCGCCGGCAGGCCGACCAGCCACAGGCAGGCGCACGGGGCGTCTTCCAGGCGCGCCTGGACAAAGCCCTGGACAAAATCGCGCGCGGCCTCCGGGCCCTGGTCCAGGTTGCCGCGCACCAGCAGCGGCCAGCGCACCGGTTCGCCGATGATCTGCGGGGCGTCGGGCAGGCCGGCGGCGCGCAGCATGTCCTTGAGCAGCAGGTAGGACGGGTCGCGGCTCTGGAACGGCTGGCCGGTGGCCAGTTCCACCAGCAGCAGGCAGCTGCCGGCGCGCAGCAGCTGCAGCGAGAAGCGCGGGGGCGGCACGGGTGCCGGGCGAGCGGCTGCGACCGGCTCCTCCGCCTCGGCGGCTTTGGCGACCGGTTTGGGCGCACTGGCCGGGCGCGGTATTTCGATTTTCGGGCGCTCGCCGGAACGCGCCTGCGGGGTGGCGGGCGCTTCGTTGGCGGCTGCGGGCCTGACTTCGAAATCGAGGTCTTCGACCGGAGCCACCGGCAGCAGCAGCTCGGGCCGCGACGGTGCAGCGAACGGCAGTTCGGCGCGCGGCAGCCAGTGCACCACTTGCATGGCGGAAAGGTAGGCGCGGCGACGGGGTTCGGTGAGCAAGGGGCGGGGTTCCGAGGGGTGAAGACAAAGGGCCATTCTAACGCCGTTGGCATGCGAGTGCCGCAACTGGTCGGCGGATTTTTATTGCCTGTACCGGCCCTTTCGCGGGCA
Proteins encoded:
- a CDS encoding MFS transporter; this translates as MNMRLLAGLLFAVSVVGFSLGASLPLVSLRLHEAGASTLEIGVISAIPAAGMMLSAFLVDCCCRHFTRRTLYLLCFSLCTVSIALLESAFGSLWLLALLRLGLGLGMGIAIILGESWVNELCPEHNRGKIMALYATSFTGFQVLGPAMLAVLGADSPWIIAVVTACYGLALLCIVLTVPNDFVEHEEGDKSFGLAGFFRVAPALCVAVLFFSFFDAVVLSLLPVYASSHGFAVGVAALMVTVVFAGDMLFQLPLGWLADRVERTGLHLACGLVAMAIGIGLPWLLNMAWLLWPLLVLLGAVAGGIYTLALVLIGQRFKGQDLVTANASVGLLWGVGSLVGPLLSGAAMDVAPHGLPMALALMAGLFVCFARQSYRRAGRLRALAD
- a CDS encoding MFS transporter; this encodes MAISASTASTSAAASHATPLVMRIIGFCALAHLINDLIQSVLPAIYPMLKANYDLSFAQIGMITLTFQITASLLQPWVGFFTDRRPAPNLLPLGTLCTLVGIVMLAFVGSFPMILLASALVGIGSSTFHPETSRIARLASGGRFGLAQSTFQVGGNSGSALGPLLAAAIVIPFGQSHVAWFGLAALFFLCVTLMLRNWYKEHLNQAKARKVVQATHGISRTRVVAALIVLGLLVFSKYFYMASFTSYFTFYLIEKFQVSVASSQLHLFLFLGAVAAGTFFGGPIGDRIGRKAVIWFSILGAAPFTLALPYADLFWTAVLSVVIGFILASAFSAIVVYAQELVPGSVGMIAGIFFGLMFGFGGIGAALLGYVADLRGIEYVYGLCSFLPLFGLLAVFLPSTGKH
- a CDS encoding LysE family translocator, whose product is MTELIAISLFTLLAVISPGADFAMVTRSSYAQGRKAGLAAAVGIALGVQVHVLYTVLGIALIISHSPALFLAMKVLGAGYLIYLGYRLLTRRSQVSVDGEAGQAGSLVALRTGFLTNALNPKTMLFVISAYTQVVQPGSSLALDLAYGGFMSFAHWAWFSLVAVFFSNAVLRKALLAKQQLVDRMIGVALIGLGLAVAFAGVK
- a CDS encoding LysR substrate-binding domain-containing protein is translated as MKLPPLNAFRYFDIAAQTESFVGAAEHLHVTHGAVSRQVRLLEESLGVELFERRNRAIFLTPAGRALHSTTQAIFEQLEGAVQRLQQQGRDNVLVLSCEPTIAMRWLIPRLPRFHAAHPDLQLHLVAAGGPLDFSRSGVDLAIRRDDFHWGNQLHSVKICDEWIGPVCHPTANVRLDHQRLLHSSTRPAAWPTWLRLSGQQARHSERSDYEHFYLSIQAASAGLGLAMASALMVRDELDSRQLQAPFGFVRDGSAYHLLSPQPLQDDGKRQRFAAWVTDECRSCLAQLGLVQNDEPERPSPPQVR
- a CDS encoding D-Ala-D-Ala carboxypeptidase family metallohydrolase; translation: MERARWLLLALGMLGAAVQADERDLWMFAQWAGDHQTRPFRQMLVDARLYGVVPIHQLLRSASDWRLCRASPFALPPASNWPAVRATLSLIKVLDQQGILRQFEVVSAYRDPGLNRCAGGAVGSAHTRAFAVDILLPAWADPNPLCRFWQQSGQAWNMGLGRYPSGRIHIDTAGYRTWGGDGRSGSSFCTRPS
- the rimI gene encoding ribosomal protein S18-alanine N-acetyltransferase, producing the protein MSDSISFRPMTEADLDAVLKIEYAAFSHPWTRGIFQDALKSYEVWLMFDGQQQVGHGVINVIIDEAHLLNITVKPENQGRGLGLRLLEHLMARAYQLNGRECFLEVRASNQSAYRLYERYGFNEIGRRRDYYPIAGGREDALVMACTLLED
- a CDS encoding energy transducer TonB, which encodes MLTEPRRRAYLSAMQVVHWLPRAELPFAAPSRPELLLPVAPVEDLDFEVRPAAANEAPATPQARSGERPKIEIPRPASAPKPVAKAAEAEEPVAAARPAPVPPPRFSLQLLRAGSCLLLVELATGQPFQSRDPSYLLLKDMLRAAGLPDAPQIIGEPVRWPLLVRGNLDQGPEAARDFVQGFVQARLEDAPCACLWLVGLPALRFAANADSDAYYQTLTLEGLGDAWALPGLELLMDEPQRKADVWKAMRQLMARWKSVE